DNA sequence from the Coffea arabica cultivar ET-39 chromosome 11c, Coffea Arabica ET-39 HiFi, whole genome shotgun sequence genome:
CCAGGTTCAACCAGATTTACTTCATTCTttaactctccattttcctgtTGAAGTGCAGCCTCTTcagctttccttttctcttcctctCGTTGCTGCCGCCTTCTTGCTTCTTGCTCCTTTAGTTGTTTAAACCTGAAAATCAATACTTTATAAGACTTGAAGCACTCCTAGTTTAGGTTACATTGGTTGTAGGTACATGAACAATTGTCTGGTTTAACCTTTCTCCAGGACGGAGCCCTTCTGAAGTCAGCTTTTCTCCTTTATCTGTCATTTTTTCTGAAGTTGCTTCAGAGACAGACTTCTGCATTTGGGATAGCTCTTTCCTAACAATATCATCATTGAACTGCTTCAAATGATTTCGTGCGCCTCCTAATTTCTGAAGCCATACTTGTTGAGCTGTGCTTAGTATGTTGTTCGTGAACCTAAGAGAAACATGCAAAATACTATTTCAGACCaatgatttcattcaattttttAAAGTAACAGCTGGCTCTTAAATCTATTGTgataaactaagagaataaCGATGACATTCCAACTCAGAATAGCATAACATCGACAAATCTTAAAGTCAGAGATACTTACCAATAGAGGCTTAGACCGGAAGGAACGGAAAGAGCAAAATAACCAATCATTAAGGGCAGGAATTTGGTAATGGCTTGAGAACTCTTTAAGTTTGGGTCATTGCTCTGACAGTTAAGTGGGAAAAGGTGTCAGCCAACAGAAGTATGGCAGGAGCCTGGTCTACAATCAGCCATTCACAAGTGACAAAAATCAAATGCATCAAAGTTGTCCAAAAAAGTATCGGAAGGAAAAGTACAGTTTCACACGAGTACCATTATCAGTTTAGCCATATATTGTCGACAATACTAAAACAGCAAAGAAAAGATGGCCCTCCTGTTATTCTTGTAAAGGCCTCAAATCATACTAGAATATGAGAAAAGTTACTTTTCTAAAACAATAACCAATCATTAAGGCCTCAAAGGCATTTGTCGGCAGTCCCTTTCCTCAAATGCAAGCTGTTTCTCTTAGAAAACTATTCATTTTATATCTTCCGCTCACCTGCTCTCTGGATTCCTGTCTGCtgtactcaacatttcactttaCACCACCCATTTCTCCATCATGCAGCAAAGAGAAAGCAGTGAAAACTAAAAAACAAGGACACTGAAACAGGATACACCAACAGTGTACACATTCAACAAATTAACATATGAATGCAACATACataccaaaaaacaaaaactgagagagagagagaagattCAATGTAATTAATGCATGACAAAAAGCCTAGCTTTGATTAGAGTATACCAACGGATGAAAAATTGACCTCTAACCTGTGATGGTTGCATAATTTGGACAGAAACGTACTGAGTAATAATCAGCAGAACTGGCAAGACTAGATACGCAAATGTATCCGACCATCCAAGAGGAGGATGGCCATCctgagaaaaaagaaacaacctAAGAGTGAAAATACATTCCACTACAGTTTCAATAGGAAAAATCTAAACACTATAGCAATGAAAAGTAATACGAAATAGTCTAGGTTACTGAATTCTAGGAAGAAAATTAGACATAATTAATGatggggataatttcagaaacctcccctgagatttctgacagTTTCACTTGGCACCTTCAAATTTCGAAAAATCTCACTTGGCTCccctattttaaatttttttgtaacatttgaaacctatttcaaaatataagattaaaaaactcattttgggaGAGGGAGTACaatttcattccaaattttcccttttgttgtGATTTTTTAATTATCATAACACACTAAATTTATCTCTtaatttttgttgattgatcaatatagttcttcaatgaaattttaaaagttGATAACAATATTGAAAAACTCTCTAATAGTTTTTGTGTcattggttaaaataagaaatgtTAAATTACTTGAAATTATGAATGATTTGCAATACTCTTAAAAATAGCTGGCAATAATTTGCAACCCTAAGAATACCTTTTTGCTCCAGCTTATAAACAATAGAAACAAGTTATTTTGTCCAATTAGAATAAACCCTCAtaccttttgtttttgtttttcattttttattaataTACTCACCGTTTTGGTAATAAAAAGTAAGACAACAAAAGGAGAAATTTGGAATGAGATTATATTTACTCTTCCAAattgaattttttaatattatactTAAAATGGGTTGTAAATGATACAAAAAGCCTAAAGTAAGGGAGGCAAgtgagattttttaaagtttgatGGTGCCAACTGCCAAGTGAAActgtcaaaaacctcaggggTGGTAATTCTTTCGAACAGTCCAAATCTCTAACTTTGACGCGAAGAAGAGAGCCATGTCAGTAACAtctaaatagaaaaaaaattattaaaaaaataactgAGAACTAATAAATGTAACTAAACAGTGAACTCAAAGTTGTTTTGAAGCCCAAGTTTTATCACAGGATCAATTAAATACATCAGTATCCACAAAAAGTAACAGGTTGATCAGGCACTCAAAAGCCAGAACATTCATAACCAGAAGAAGCTATTATATGCAGCAGTCTTACAATGAAAGGGAACAGCCAAGAGGTACCACTGCCAGTTTGTCGAGCAGCAACTGTCGTGGGACCAGCCAATGAAGGTATCCAAAAGAATCCTTCTGTCAGAAGTCCCTTAAAATTGGAAGGAATGGTTTTAACCCAATATAGAAGTACAACTTGGAAAATAATCCATcaaaaagtgaaaatgaaacTAGCATGTTACCTCATTTGCCACATTAGAAAGTGCTCTATAAAGACCGATCCATATGGGAATGGTCGCTAGAGTTGGCAGACATCCTTAAAAATGACCAACAAAGTATGATAAGAAAACCAAATTGTAGGGACAGCCTGTGCATAGATATCCACTTCAAGAGACCGTAATCATTAAACAATTCAAATGATTAACTTTCAACCTCGCCCGTCACCTCTTTAAGGGTGCCACTGTTTTTTTTCCCTACTATTCAAGCACACAAATCCTTGATCTATAAGAAAAGTTTACAATCCGGTGAAGAAAGAATAAGTTAACTACCTGCTAATGGATTTATGCCAGCTAGTTTGTACAAGCGAGCAGTTTCAAGTTGAATTCTCTCCTACAAGAAcatgaataataaaaaatgacaaCTGCAGAAAAAAGGAAGTCATGGATGAAAATCTATCAATCTTCAGCAAATTCTACCGGACAAATGAAAAATAGCAAACAAACCCAAGGTTAACAATAAAGCTATTGTCTGTATTGACCACATTATTAGGAACTGGCCTGATTATAATCTCAGCTGAAAGCAATAAGCGTGGACCTGAAGTTCTCAATTTTGTGAAGCCCAACCAAGGATTAAATTACCCTATGTTAATATTCCACGTAATTATTCACTTAACTAGTTTTGCTGCCTCCATTTCTTATCATGCATTATCGAATTCACTTGcggttaaaacaaaaattaaaggaaGGGTAAACAGTAACCTGATCTCCAGCATAACGTTCCTGAATAGCCTTTATTTGAGGTGCCAATGAGCGCATGGCCATCGCAGATTCCACCTGAAAATAACAGTTTTAAATTGCAGTTAGTTAAATCCTTATCAAAAACTTCAAATATTTGAGATGTAAAAGAATCTAATGGCCTTAAGTATACCCTGTCTGCATATACTGGAGaagaaacaagaattggagttgaaGAAGTTCATCGGTAGTGACTGACCTGCTTCTTTGTTAGAGGAAAAGTGGCAGCCTTTACTAGTATAGTCAGGAGAATAATTGCAAAACCGTAAGAATAGGGAACATGTAAGGTAGAGAGCCCGTCCTTCAAAACCTGATAACAAAACAACCAAACTGTGCTTAAACTAAGTTGTATGTTATTTGCAAAACTAATTGAAAAAAACTATGAAATCGCATAAAAACTGGAGCTTTGATAAACCTTCAACACAGCTTCCATCCCATTAGTGATCCCAGAAAGCCAATCACTCTGCTTAGTTGTGGTAGCATCAGTAAGCGGGTCCGGGGAGCCAGAAACAGCAGCATCAGCAACGGTATACAAGAACATTTCAACTCTGCCAAACAGGTCCTTAATCAATCCATCGGCACTATCCGGGTCAGGAAATGGAACCTGACCCAATCCATACCGGGTCACCCCAAGCGTACCCCGCATAAAGGGTCcataatttgaagaaaatccCAATTGGTTTCTcctaaaactagggtttagggttttacGCCTGCCTGCAAATGGGGATAGGATTGAATTGGGTCCAATCCCAACTGGGACTGATGAAGTTGACATTTTTATCTGAAAACTTCGTTGGGTTCCCTAATCTTTAACACAAAATTTCCAGCTAcaacttttctgtttaacaaaTAAAACTTCAATGATATGGCATATAGAGAACGATTAGAACTGGGCTAAGGTTTAGGTTCGGTGACCAATATTTATGCAGATAATGAGGTTGGGAGTTAAGAAAATATCCAGTTTCAGTTAGTTTTAAGGTTTAACATCCGGAGAATTGGAAGACAAATGAATAGAGAAATGTTGGTAGATCAAACTTGTTGCTTGTTTAATAGAACTCTTGGAAGTCGGACGAGTGGGGTTTGGAGATTTGGACGCATGGAAAAGAATCTTTACCTGTGGAGGGATTATTCAACTCTATAATGTAGATTCTGTAGAAGGCAAGAACTATATATCCTTAAGTTATTTCCCTTGAAAATTTGTTTTAAAATGGTTCACGAACTGAAAAGGAGTGtacttttttccccctttttttgtcGTCGAAACTGAGAAGAGGAAGGGAAATACTCACAAAGACAGTGTGACAGATTATTAGTTCCtattttaatgattttccttttctgtTTTAATGGTTGCGGTGATACCAATGGATTCAGAATTAACATGTAGCATTAAATTTTCTCAACAAAATTACtctaaaattaagtgataaattattcttttatcactCAATATGATGTAATATACAATTAATATATTACATTTAgcacttaacaattcaataatttaatagatttaggtttcaatttcaccttttgaatttcagttttatcaaactaACTCCTAAACTTTATTTGATAACCCAACCCACCACTTAATTTTATAGATTCAGATCATAATATGTTCAGAcacgtttgataacaaaaactataacatctgaattaataaggtggtactgaattttctaaacaaaatttgCTCAAGTTCATTTATTACTTAATGTGATATGTATTTAATACTaaagttgaaatttgaaaatccgaATCCATTAAGTTCCTAAATTGTTAAGGAATAAATTTGATACATTAAGTGATAAAGTGAATAATCTATAacttatttcttttagcaaatttttcctaaaaaatttagtaccacttaattaattcatatgttttagttttggttatcaaacgcgtccgaatatgttaaaatttgaatccattaaatttaagtgcggAATTAAATTATTCAACATGGGTAGTACTTTACAAAGATTGGCTACAGTAAACAGTTAATTAGGATTTTGGGGAATTGTACGGTAGAAGCCCAGAGTTACAGTAAGCGCACTGCATTTTCGTTTTTTTTGTGCTGGTTGACTCATTGTATACcaatgtttgtttggatatggtattatttgaaatattatttggaataattactgtagcactttttgtgatgtgatgtatgtgagataaaaagttgattgggaatataaaaaggtgggttggaaaatgtgattataatgcaagtgaaatattatttggaataatatgTGTATCCAAACACTCCCCTATTACAATGGGCCAGAAGACCCTGAAAAGTGTGTACTAGACTATTAAATTGCATATTTATGCCGTCTGGAATTTGGGTTCAAGCATGTGGATATTAACTTGGACTTGACAGCTAGGCCTAAGCCTTGTTCAACAAGCCTTGGCCCGTCATGGGAATTGGGAATACGCTCTTGCAAGTTTATTGCGGCGCAAAGAGAAATCATTAGCAAATGTTCATGCAGCTGCTAAGATGAGTCTGAATTTGCAATCAGACGTCACTTCTCCTGATCCTTCCAATCTTAGGTTGTGTTTgtattgcatttttcatgaaaaaattactgtaacaatttgatgtatatgaagaaaaaagataatAGAGAAATGTGATTACGGAAAACGATGTAATTTTCTGACGAAAaaccgcaatccaaacaaggtttaGTTAAACCTTTATTGGCAACGTATATAGTGGTGTAGTCCAGCCCGCTTTGACTTTCAAACGAAAAACAATGGCAGGacaagatgaaatttatttaaaGTTTATTGAAATTAGCTTTTAGAATGTTGGATTGTTAGGAAGGTTTTGATTTAGTGACTAAAATTGAAATATTAAGATTTAAAGACAATGTTTTAAAATTCGGACCGACAAGTGTATCGGATTAATTTTCGGTTTACAGTTCAACTAATTCGATTGGTTCAATgagttttaaaatattttaattattttaatattaaattatttggataaattcatatataaaaaataaaataaatatttagtgAGAAAACCAGTTCAAAGGTCAATTTTTTTTACCAATTCATCCGTTTTTTATCTGTGTTTGATTATTGAGTTAAATATAGACCTGAATTGAATAGTAACTACTTACGATTCGACCAATCGAACTCGTTAGTCCGATTCTATTTTCAATACACCGCTTAAAGGTTCTAGGTTCCAAtttcctttctctctccctACTTCTTCTATCTCCCCCTCCCTTGCTaaggataaaaaaaatatttaaaaaagcTTTTAGAATGTTGGGTTTTAAACATGgcttttgttgtttaatttgtTCATACCAAAGTGACGTGCAACCACTAAAACAAGAGTAGTCTTATCGAGTTTATAAGCACGAGGATTGGGGTCTAAGTCCGAATCCTTTTGTATGTTCTCATGAATGATACCATGGTGTTGGTCTTGATCGATAGCCTGTGTCGTACAAATACACTAATATTTTGCCACCATAAACAGGGACTTGATTctaaagaagtgataagaagcCAAAGTGGGGCAAGGCGTGTGAGGTCTATATTTCACCAATCAGAGTCTCTGGATAAGAGAACAATCTAGGAATCGCAATCTTATTGGATCTCATTTTCCTACTTGGCATTGTTTCTAAATTCCAATTCATATCATCGCACCAAGCAAATAACTTGAATAGAAGCCTAAGCCATACTAATTCTCTCTGAATTCTTGAAGATTTGATCTGCGTATATTCACCAACTCCCAGGATTCGAATGGCAGCAACTATGGCAACCCTTAATGCCAACTGCTTGAGCCCCAACACCCACAGAGTTATCAACACTTTGAAACCAAAGCCGGTATCCCTTCTGTCCATGCAAAACCTCCCAAAAGGCCTCCTCACAACATCAAGAAAAGCACCAGACTCAATCTTGTCCAATCCGCTAACCGGAACAGCCCTTGCTGGCGCAATTTTCTCAACCTTGAGCTCATGTGATGCTGCCTTTGCAGCTCAACAAATCGCCGAAATTGCAGAAGGCGATAACCGTGGTCTGGCACTTCTCCTCCCAATTCTGCCAGCCATAGCTTGGGTGCTCTACAACATCCTCCAACCAGCACTCAATCAGTTCAACCAAATGAGGAGTTCAAAAGGGGTCATCATAGGCCTTGGCCTGGGAGGTTTGGCTGCATCAGGGTTCATCCACACACCTCAGGCATCAGCTGCTAGTGAGATTGCAGCCATAGCTGAAGCAACCGGTGACAACAGGGGTCAGCTTTTGCTGTTTGTTATTGCTCCTGCAATTATTTGGGTGCTCTACAACATCTTGCAGCCAGCTTTGAATCAGATCGACAGGATGAGATCTTAGTATTCCCGTTGGGGTGCAGTAATGAATTGTGTTCACATGTAATTGCACCTTTGTatcaatgaaacttttcttgaaacaaATTTTGGGGACTGCCTCTAATTACCATCATTAGGATAAATCCTCTGCAACTGTACATCGGGTTTCAAAACATGGTTCCAGcacataaatatataatatgcCAGCGTCCCTGCCTAATAACTCTCAACTGATTAATCGCTTGATTTTCCGAACTGATTTAATTAATTGGCTTGACGTGTACATGTATGATTTTCAAGTGTGAGGCACTGGGTTTTTCTGGGATTCATTAGATTTTCAAACAGAAATGAACTCCACCTCTATAACTTGCAAGTACGACGAGAACACTGAATTCTACCAATCCACCAAAATATATGACTTTCAACTATTCCAAACTTATACGACTCAATGATTGATCACTCAGCTAGACGACCATTTCTTGTTAGTTCACAAGATAACAACATTCACCGATCAAACTAAGTTCGAACGTGTATTAGTGTTAGCTCTGATGTCAAACTCAGCCTGATATTGATTTGGGGAGCAAACAAAATATTTATCACGATCCATTGAACATCAGATATACGAATTTGTTTTAGATGGACATGAATAATGGATTAAACGGACTAGGTTTCAACTCAAATTTTAAGATTAGTTAAGAACTGAACCAACCTTAGTTACcctcgaaaaaaaaattaaaatcgaaGCTTAGTTGTGTCCCTGATTGCTGCCATATTAGCGGATTCATGTTTCCAAGAAATGACACCACAGATTTCCCGGTTTCGAAACCACTGAGCTAAGCTCAGTGGCCACCACAGAGGGACTTAAATCCCTCTTTTGGTCTAGTTGGATCTGTATACTCACTAATCCCTAGCACAAGTCTCTTTAGGCTCCCCCTTTCCTTATATTAGGATAGAGTAAGTTATACAATGTATcgttgctgaaaaaaaaaaaaaaaaatgcaattggAAGCCGGAATACGGGAAGATCCTTATCCTTCGGGCTCGCTTCATGTTTAATGGACATGAGATACGGGCTTGAACATTGAGCCATTCAGTTAGTTTAAGGCTTTTAACCCAAGCCCAGTTGATGTAGTTCTTCTAAATGTTGATCCATAAGAATGAAGACTCTAGAAAGCTGAAATTATAAACGGATcgaattttcatattttgtcAGCGAAAAACTGTAAAAATTGTTTTGTTATAGACTAGGTAGCGTGACTAAATGACAAATaatatttgtttaaattttaaattcttcttttgtttgtaGATTTGATATGCATTTTAGCTTGCTAtgctccttttttttgttttttgttttaaaagatcaGGGATCTTACGAGTTGAAATCTCTCTAATTTAAATACATTTGTATAATTCTTACGATTTCTGATTTAAACTCagtgtaaaaaaataaataattttatcAACTTATTCAACTAAATTAGCGACGATACTAAAATGATATAAATTAATATCAAATATAATAAGAATTATATCAACCTGATTTGCAAATTGCAATGGACAATATTCAACAGGTGAAATCCTTGATctgttattaaaaaaaaaaaattttttttgtggtcCTTCGGCACAGGTCGGCTGCCGCTTTGTCCGATTGAGAATGTATTATTAATGGCTGataatgagtgtgtttggacagccaattatttggccaaatatatttgctgacatcaccattacaatttccaatacacctttttatcttcccaattacctttttatctcacatacatcacatcacaaaaagtgctacagtaaaaatatttcaaataacttacaatccaaacacactcattaatgaTACCCTCGCATTTATTCCGCGCTTGCGGCGCGATTACGGCAACTTCTTAGAAGTTACTTGCTAGATTGAGGTTGGTAATAGCGAAACGCTACTTGATGGATGTGGATTTACTAGTACTAAATTAtcttgaacttttttttttaaaagtaagaTTCttattacattaaaaaaaaataaaattttctaacaattttgAGGGGACGAaccttttaattttatttaccagtataaattttgtaaagaaaagtgaaattaaaaagaaaaacggAATTGCTATGTTCATCAAGTTGGACTTCTTGGACACTGGTCAAATCCCTTCTAGaagtgttttttttcttttttagggaAAAAGAAACCACTCGCAAATGTAATAGTTTAGGCCAAATAAACCAGCAGGCAGGAGAACTGGTCTATAAGCCCTTCCGGGTTCGGTTCCGTGGTTGTAATTCCAGTTGGGGGAGAGCCACGTCCAGGGATCGAGTCCCCGAGCCTATCTGGTCGATGATATTGGACAGCCTCTCCCGGTCACGCAATAGGATTAGTTGGATCGTACAATAACCAGTTCACGAACCCAGATATCCActgtattcaaaaaaaaaaaaaaaaaaaggagaactGGTCTATAATTTCTTGGACCACACCGTATCAATTAGGCTACCAAACACGAAGCTTGAACTTCACTAATGATATTAGGCAAATTGAGCCCACTAAGcgtatctttttcttttgcccCATCTTTCTTTTATGATTCCACCAAGTCTTTATTCTTTCTTATCCGTCAAATCATTAGAGAGCTGCAATTGCCTCGCCTCATTTATGGAGGTTTCTTGTGATATAGTAGcaatttattagttttttttttttttttttgcttatgaTTATGATTCGAATTTTATGCTCTTCCGTTCAGGCAAGTAATGCATTTGGAGTTGGTGAATGTTAGAAATCGAAATCCCTTAAACTTGGTAAGGGAATGCATTCATCAAGtttccttaaaaaataaaaatgtacgCCACGACAGCACTAAATAGTACTCTACTAAGTAGTAAAAAGTATTCAGAAGAAGAAATAGAACAACGAGGGAGCTTAGCTAAGCTAGCTACCAGTAGTTATAGCTGTCGACATGGACTTGTGGAAAGTGATAGCGGAGGACAGAACATGCCAAGCAGATCTTCTTTTCTGCACTTCTGGCTTCTTCCCTTCGCCAGCTCACTCTTCAATTATTATCCACCTTactttaaaattcttttttttttcccttcgaATTAATACACTCACAATTCCTTCGTGTTCccgttatatatatatatatatatatatatgtatgtatatgtatgcgCGCACACACACACCAAACAAAAGTGCAAACAGAACACAACAACAAAACCGACCGCCGCTTTGACCTGTGCATGCCCCCGCTCTTGGGCCTCCTCAGCACCTTCTGCTCAACTTTGTTTCATATTTGATCTAATAGCCAATTAGACAGAGGAGCATCACCCTGTCCCTCTCAAACTCTACCTCATCTTCTCTTCTTCCCACCCCCCCCCCACCATATTCAGGACTCCCAATCACCAAATTCCGCTTTAACCCCCACACTTATTTGTTTTCCATAACAGGGATAT
Encoded proteins:
- the LOC113716969 gene encoding photosystem II reaction center proteins PsbY, chloroplastic-like, encoding MAATMATLNANCLSPNTHRVINTLKPKPVSLLSMQNLPKGLLTTSRKAPDSILSNPLTGTALAGAIFSTLSSCDAAFAAQQIAEIAEGDNRGLALLLPILPAIAWVLYNILQPALNQFNQMRSSKGVIIGLGLGGLAASGFIHTPQASAASEIAAIAEATGDNRGQLLLFVIAPAIIWVLYNILQPALNQIDRMRS
- the LOC113717143 gene encoding ALBINO3-like protein 1, chloroplastic — its product is MSTSSVPVGIGPNSILSPFAGRRKTLNPSFRRNQLGFSSNYGPFMRGTLGVTRYGLGQVPFPDPDSADGLIKDLFGRVEMFLYTVADAAVSGSPDPLTDATTTKQSDWLSGITNGMEAVLKVLKDGLSTLHVPYSYGFAIILLTILVKAATFPLTKKQVESAMAMRSLAPQIKAIQERYAGDQERIQLETARLYKLAGINPLAGCLPTLATIPIWIGLYRALSNVANEGLLTEGFFWIPSLAGPTTVAARQTGSGTSWLFPFIDGHPPLGWSDTFAYLVLPVLLIITQYVSVQIMQPSQSNDPNLKSSQAITKFLPLMIGYFALSVPSGLSLYWFTNNILSTAQQVWLQKLGGARNHLKQFNDDIVRKELSQMQKSVSEATSEKMTDKGEKLTSEGLRPGERFKQLKEQEARRRQQREEEKRKAEEAALQQENGELKNEVNLVEPGLEAENTATDTCNTFNNEHRVVNGTTSPRAKDDTRTTDGSGSHEDETIGQQPYGTTEKEEVASSMIGGDNRSTGKDENENKSV